The Nycticebus coucang isolate mNycCou1 chromosome 5, mNycCou1.pri, whole genome shotgun sequence genome window below encodes:
- the LOC128585707 gene encoding 60S ribosomal protein L13a-like, with translation MVEGQVLVLDGRGHLLGHLAAIVAKQVLLGRKMVVVRCEGINISGNFYRNKLKYLAFLRKQMNTNPSRGPYHFRAPSHIFWRTVRGMLPHNTKHGQAALDSLKVFDGIPPPYDKKKWMVVPAALRVVRLKPTRKFAYLGHLAHEVSWKYQAVTAILEEKRKEMAKIHYQKKKQLMRLRKQAEKNVEKKINKYTEVLKTHGLLV, from the coding sequence ATGGTGGAGGGGCAGGTCCTGGTGCTGGATGGCAGAGGCCATCTCCTGGGGCACCTGGCGGCCATTGTGGCCAAACAGGTACTGCTGGGCCGGAAAATGGTGGTTGTGCGTTGCGAGGGCATTAACATCTCTGGCAATTTTTACAGAAATAAGTTAAAGTACCTGGCCTTCCTCCGCAAACAGATGAATACCAACCCATCTCGTGGACCCTACCATTTCCGGGCCCCCAGCCATATTTTCTGGCGCACTGTGAGAGGCATGCTGCCCCACAACACCAAGCATGGCCAGGCTGCCCTGGACAGCCTCAAGGTGTTCGATGGGATCCCACCACCCTATGACAAGAAAAAATGGATGGTGGTTCCTGCTGCCCTCAGGGTTGTACGACTGAAGCCTACAAGAAAGTTTGCCTACCTGGGGCACCTGGCACATGAAGTTAGCTGGAAGTACCAGGCAGTGACAGCAATCctggaggagaagaggaaggagatggCTAAGATCCACTACCAGAAGAAAAAGCAGCTCATGAGGCTACGGAAACAGGCTGAAAAGAACGTggagaagaaaattaacaaatacaCAGAGGTCCTCAAGACCCACGGACTCCTGGTCTGA